The Bacillota bacterium genomic interval CTCACCTGGTTGCCTGGTTGGGTGGACGAAGAAAATCTTGCCACTGCCTTGCGCGCCAACCCAGCGGTGGAATGGTTTATGCGGCATAAGTGCCCTGAAATTTCGAGTTGGCTGGATAAAGTGCTTTCCCTGCCAACGGAGGCCCCAGTTCGGGAGGCTGAGTTGGCAGTGCTCAGCCAGCTGGAAGATTTGTTGGTTTACGCGCTGGATCCGGATATCTACGACGCCCAGCCATTCCTGAATTGGGACAACCGAGAGTTGACCGAGCTAGTTGATTTCGCTGGCAAGACCGTTATCGATGTTGGCGCCGGCACCGGACGCCTCACTTTGGTTGCCTTGGAGCATGGCGCTACTGTATATGCCGTGGAGCCAGTGGCCAATCTACGCGCGTTTTTGTTGCAAAAGACTAGGCGCCAGACCTTGGACAAACGGTTATTCGTTGTTGATGGTCTGATTACGCGGATCCCCTTCGCAGATAAGTTTGCGGACGTTGTTATGGGTGGGCATGTGTTTGGCGATGCCCCTGATGAGGAGTACGCTGAGTTGCTGCGGGTTGTACGTCCAGGCGGCATGATTGTGCTTTGTCCCGGAAATAACGACAAAGACAACGCTGCCCATAAGTTTCTGGTGGAGACTGGGTTTCAGTGGTCCCGGTTTGAGCAGCCCAGGGACGGAATAAAGCGCAAATACTGGAAAATTGTATAAAGAAAAGAGTCAGCTTCGGCTGACTCTTTATTCATCTGTTGCTGCTGTCCAGTTTTCAAACCGGATTAATGCAGCTTCGACAGCTGTGCTATTGACAGCGAACCTCTCGGCCACTTCATCACTTATGGAAGCGGTATTTGTCTGATTGCCCATGGTCGCTGTATACTCCTGATGCAAATCATGCCATGTTTTTACAATTGCAGCCTCAGTTTGCGAAAGTTGTTGCGCCCAATCGATATTGCCAGAGTTCCAGCTAAATTCACCGGGTTCGGTTTCCCAGTGAGCGGCCCGGTTCCAGTAGCCGCTAGGACCATATTCTGCAAAACCGAACGGCGCCTCCAGTTCGTAAAACTCAGGGTAATCGTAGAAATAAAATCGCGCTGCATGTTGCGCTGCTTCAGCCTGTTGGGTGAGCCCTGACGCCACTGCCAGTAATCGGTCCTGATCAGCGGGCTCATTGACGACTATGTGATAGGTGAACAATCTAAGTTCGCCGGTTGAGTGGTCGTCTATTTGAATAACATGATGGTCAATGGCCTGGCCTGTCTGGTTGCGCCAATTGATGATTCCAGTTGTGAAGGCGATCAATGACATTGACAATAACATCACCGTCAGCAGGCGGGCGCTTGTGCGTCGGGTAAAAATCAAAACGAGAATGCTGCCAACAAAACCGGCAGCTCCCAACCAGTTGGCTGTCCGGGCTGCGGTCAGACTGGTATCAAAACCAATAAGCAGCAGGGCGAAGCAGATAGCGATAATATAGAGTTTAAGACGTGATATGCGCATGGTTTTCCTCATCACTCCCCCCAGGAAAGCCAGCCCCAGCAAAGTAATCATCGGCGGCACCTCCTGCATTTGCCGTTATTATGCACAGGAGTTTGCCAAATATTAAACCGCCAGGCAAGCCTGGCGGCAAAAGTATTATTCTAGCGATTTGGTACCGGGGCGCCAGTTCCGTGCCCGGGTATAATAGAGTGTCATAGCTAAAGCTACAAGGAGCAGACCCACCGCAGCCCAGACCAGCAAGTGATACAGGGTCAGCTGGTCAGGGGAAATGAAGCTGAGCACTACGCTGGTGCTGTTCCAGAATAAATGCACGAGGATAGGCGCCCAGAGCGAACGAAACTGGAGGTAAATCACGCCCAGGTATATACCCAGAGGAAAGGCATAAATGAATTGGAACCAGTTTAGATGAATTGCGCCGAAAACCAGAC includes:
- a CDS encoding class I SAM-dependent methyltransferase — its product is MALNWMKVDKVSFNSLLLLERVQLTWLPGWVDEENLATALRANPAVEWFMRHKCPEISSWLDKVLSLPTEAPVREAELAVLSQLEDLLVYALDPDIYDAQPFLNWDNRELTELVDFAGKTVIDVGAGTGRLTLVALEHGATVYAVEPVANLRAFLLQKTRRQTLDKRLFVVDGLITRIPFADKFADVVMGGHVFGDAPDEEYAELLRVVRPGGMIVLCPGNNDKDNAAHKFLVETGFQWSRFEQPRDGIKRKYWKIV